Proteins encoded in a region of the Bactrocera tryoni isolate S06 chromosome 4, CSIRO_BtryS06_freeze2, whole genome shotgun sequence genome:
- the LOC120773700 gene encoding M-phase phosphoprotein 8 isoform X2: MGRVHKKKIAEYAESAENENEQDEETKKSATVESNSDESEVEAGREEGDDGKKKQSVGSVTDDDQEEEGSSGTSGKKGNKRKAAPEKLTDGDNDNMDSDDEPLNGGGTGGGGAKKGRKSTAGGKQKAAGKNGKAAGRRGKGKKAQTKALAVEEDDGGDEEVYEVKDIVAHKVEHGVTYYLIRWKGYTKDDDTWEPEDTLSCPDIIERYKNKQSASKTNKKSGVAAKKGRPTKSESSVDPNKEWEVDKIIDYAEEKNQRIFRIRWKGFGPKADTWEPEANLSCDEIIDKFMKRMKSQENVSFKELREEPKKTKRLVNETSPRTNYHNPIGRKSKRAVSKKRVYYGDSDE, from the exons ATGGGGAGAGTACATAAGAAAAAAATCGCAGAATATGCGGAATCTGCtgaaaatgaaaacgaacaAGATGAGGAAACTAAAAAGAGCGCCACGGTGGAGTCCAATAGTGATGAATCGGAAGTTGAAGCTGGACGTGAAGAAGGTGATGAtggaaagaaaaaacaaagcgTT GGTAGTGTCACCGATGATGATCAGGAAGAGGAAGGAAGTAGCGGTACGAGCGGTAAGAAGGGGAACAAACGCAAAGCAGCGCCAGAGAAACTAACGGATGGCGACAATGATAATATGGACAGTGACGATGAGCCATTAAATGGCGGCGGTACTGGCGGTGGTGGAGCTAAGAAGGGACGTAAGTCGACAGCGGGTGGAAAACAGAAAGCTGCGGGAAAGAACGGCAAGGCCGCTGGTAGGCGTGGCAAGGGCAAAAAAGCACAAACTAAGGCTCTGGCTGTGGAGGAGGATGATGGAGGGGATGAGGAAGTATACGAG GTTAAAGATATTGTGGCCCATAAGGTAGAACATGGTGTTACTTACTACTTGATACGCTGGAAAGGATACACCAAGGATGACGACACATGGGAGCCAGAGGATACTCTATCGTGTCCTGATATAAttgaaagatataaaaataag CAATCGGCTagcaaaacaaataagaaaagtgGTGTTGCTGCAAAGAAAGGACGTCCAACAAAAAGCGAATCGTCGGTTGATCCAAACAAAGAATGGGAGGTAGACAAGATAATCGACTATGCTGAAGAGAAGAATCAACGCATATTTCGCATACGTTGGAAGGGATTTGGACCGAAGGCGGACACTTGGGAACCGGAAGCGAACTTGTCCTGTGACGAAATCATTGATAAATTTATGAAACGCATGAAATCCCAAGAAAATGTATCATTTAAAGAACTTCGTGAAGAgccgaaaaaaactaaacggCTTGTAAATGAAACATCACCACGTACAAATTACCATAATCCAATTGGGCGAAAATCAAAGCGCGCCGTATCAAAGAAAAG ggTTTATTATGGTGATAGTGATGAGTAA
- the LOC120773700 gene encoding M-phase phosphoprotein 8 isoform X1, with amino-acid sequence MGRVHKKKIAEYAESAENENEQDEETKKSATVESNSDESEVEAGREEGDDGKKKQSVVRDQTHPQGNTDDEFHSVQGSVTDDDQEEEGSSGTSGKKGNKRKAAPEKLTDGDNDNMDSDDEPLNGGGTGGGGAKKGRKSTAGGKQKAAGKNGKAAGRRGKGKKAQTKALAVEEDDGGDEEVYEVKDIVAHKVEHGVTYYLIRWKGYTKDDDTWEPEDTLSCPDIIERYKNKQSASKTNKKSGVAAKKGRPTKSESSVDPNKEWEVDKIIDYAEEKNQRIFRIRWKGFGPKADTWEPEANLSCDEIIDKFMKRMKSQENVSFKELREEPKKTKRLVNETSPRTNYHNPIGRKSKRAVSKKRVYYGDSDE; translated from the exons ATGGGGAGAGTACATAAGAAAAAAATCGCAGAATATGCGGAATCTGCtgaaaatgaaaacgaacaAGATGAGGAAACTAAAAAGAGCGCCACGGTGGAGTCCAATAGTGATGAATCGGAAGTTGAAGCTGGACGTGAAGAAGGTGATGAtggaaagaaaaaacaaagcgTTGTAAGAGATCAAACACATCCCCAAGGGAATACCGATGATGAATTCCATTCTGTACAGGGTAGTGTCACCGATGATGATCAGGAAGAGGAAGGAAGTAGCGGTACGAGCGGTAAGAAGGGGAACAAACGCAAAGCAGCGCCAGAGAAACTAACGGATGGCGACAATGATAATATGGACAGTGACGATGAGCCATTAAATGGCGGCGGTACTGGCGGTGGTGGAGCTAAGAAGGGACGTAAGTCGACAGCGGGTGGAAAACAGAAAGCTGCGGGAAAGAACGGCAAGGCCGCTGGTAGGCGTGGCAAGGGCAAAAAAGCACAAACTAAGGCTCTGGCTGTGGAGGAGGATGATGGAGGGGATGAGGAAGTATACGAG GTTAAAGATATTGTGGCCCATAAGGTAGAACATGGTGTTACTTACTACTTGATACGCTGGAAAGGATACACCAAGGATGACGACACATGGGAGCCAGAGGATACTCTATCGTGTCCTGATATAAttgaaagatataaaaataag CAATCGGCTagcaaaacaaataagaaaagtgGTGTTGCTGCAAAGAAAGGACGTCCAACAAAAAGCGAATCGTCGGTTGATCCAAACAAAGAATGGGAGGTAGACAAGATAATCGACTATGCTGAAGAGAAGAATCAACGCATATTTCGCATACGTTGGAAGGGATTTGGACCGAAGGCGGACACTTGGGAACCGGAAGCGAACTTGTCCTGTGACGAAATCATTGATAAATTTATGAAACGCATGAAATCCCAAGAAAATGTATCATTTAAAGAACTTCGTGAAGAgccgaaaaaaactaaacggCTTGTAAATGAAACATCACCACGTACAAATTACCATAATCCAATTGGGCGAAAATCAAAGCGCGCCGTATCAAAGAAAAG ggTTTATTATGGTGATAGTGATGAGTAA
- the LOC120773701 gene encoding NADH dehydrogenase [ubiquinone] flavoprotein 2, mitochondrial has product MISSCASKSINLVRGGMRAIATSAVQRSDHLFVHRDTPEDNPNIKFEFTPENKKRVEAIISIYPEGYKRAAMIPLLDLAQRQYGWLPISAMQKVAEILEVSHMRVYEVATFYTMFLRKPTGKYHIQVCTTTPCWLRGSDEIMECCKKTLGVEVGEMTKDGLFTISEVECLGACVNAPMVAINDDYYEDLTAKDMQQILADFKAGKPSPPGPRNGRYASEPAGEPSSLTEEPKGPGFGLQPALA; this is encoded by the exons atGATTTCGAGTTGTGCATCTAAGTCAATCAATTTAGTG cGTGGCGGTATGCGTGCTATCGCTACAAGTGCGGTACAGCGAAGTGATCATCTTTTTGTGCACCGTGACACACCCGAAGACAATCCAAACATCAAATTTGAGTTTACGCCCGAAAATAAGAAG CGCGTTGAGGCTATCATCAGCATATACCCAGAGGGTTATAAGCGCGCAGCAATGATCCCACTGCTCGATTTAGCACAGCGCCAATATGGTTGGCTGCCAATATCGGCAATGCAAAAGGTTGCAGAAATCTTGGAAGTGTCGCATATGCGCGTCTATGAAGTTGCCACTTTCTATACAATGTTTTTACGAAAACCTACTGGCAAATACCATATTCAAGTATGTACCACCACTCCATGTTGGCTGCGTGGCTCCGATGAGATTATGGAATGTTGCAAG AAAACTTTGGGAGTTGAGGTCGGTGAGATGACCAAGGATGGCCTTTTCACAATTTCCGAGGTAGAGTGTTTGGGTGCCTGTGTTAATGCTCCAATGGTGGCTATAAATGATGACTACTAT GAAGACTTAACAGCTAAAGATATGCAACAAATTTTAGCCGACTTCAAAGCCGGTAAACCTTCACCACCCGGTCCACGCAACGGTCGTTATGCCAGTGAACCTGCAGGTGAACCAAGTTCACTTACTGAAGAGCCAAAAGGCCCTGGATTTGGTTTACAACCAGCGCTTGCATAA